The Cygnus atratus isolate AKBS03 ecotype Queensland, Australia chromosome 16, CAtr_DNAZoo_HiC_assembly, whole genome shotgun sequence genome contains the following window.
atctcccttcctcccttgcCGCATCAGGATGCGTGGGAGGGCTGAATAATCCTGCTTTTGAATAATCCTGTTTCAACTGCTCCTGGAAATCATACCAGGGCCCATCTGCATCTTTCAGCACCTTTGAAATGTTGGTCCTTGGTCACTTTTGGAAATGTTATCCCATAAGGTTTGTGGCGTAATGTCCGTGGCATCTCGTGACGCCAGCTGGGGTCACCCAGCAATCAGTCCCAACACACCAAGGCCACCCTTGTCTCATCCCATCGCCAAAACCCTCCAGCCAGGTGGGCTGCAGGTGGCAGACTGCACAGCGGTGAAGGCATCTCACCTGCAGCAAGGGTGTCCGACCAGTAGGTGACATAGTTTTACCATGCTACGGATTATCGTCAATCCCTTAAAATCGAGCATTGTCAAGcattattaaaatgcatgaagCGATTATGGGATGCAGGAGCACTATATGGAGCATCTTACATAAGAGCACCATGATACAAGGCTTAACAGATGGCAAATTACTGCCACACAAGCATATTACCAGAGGTGCACAGATCTTGTCACAACAATATGTTTACTGGCTTAATACAcgattttaaaataaatatcaagcaTGCCATAAAGCGCCTTACAAATGTAATGTTAAAAGGCATTTGTGAGCAGCTCtggaaattacaaaaaaaaaaacctaacagAGCCATTGTGGAAAAGGATGTCTCAGTTTCTGagaacaagataaaaatagtAGCTCTCAGCCCAGATGAGTCTTGCCTAGGTTTCTGAAAAATGGGAACGTCGTTTGTGCTGAGGGGAGGGAAGCTTTAACAGTGTTTTTAGACTACACATTATTAATGGTAGTTAGCACTTACTGGTGGTATCTCTGAGCTATACAATGTCAATATAGTTAAAAACCGGTCATTTACAACGGCATAGTACAATGAGCTCCATGCCATTTGAAGATCATCCCTccctcagaagaaaaaaaaataattataaaataaaataaaataaaataaaataaaaatgcagtctgAAAACCAGACATAACCCTCTCTTCCCTGCCTGGAAGGTGCCCCAGGTCTGCCTCACTTTAGCATCCCTCACCAAGCCATTAGAAACCGGCCTCTGCCTACCAAGAGGGAGGATGCTCGTGCACATCTCCAGGTGTATGCATGGAGAAACACCTCCTGACCCCGCAGGGAagcctcccacctcctcctgcctcccagcctgctCTCACCAAacccctctgccttccccttgCTCCCCAGCCCACCCGCTTCGGTGGGCACCCAGCACCATCCCCTCTGCACGGAGACCAGCCCTTCCTGCGTCTCAGCCACCTTACCTTTGACTCGGGGAAAGTTTCCTTAAAGAAAGttggcagccaggagaggagagTGAAAAACGTGCTGGATGTAGAAAGCTGAGCGATGATGACAGCCCTGAGAAAATACAGCGGGGAGGGAATAATCAGCACTGACAGGTCACGCTGGGCGAGAAAGGGGCATTCTAGCAATGCAGTATTTCACCTCCTGGTCTATAAATAAATCCCTTATAGCACTGCCGTTGCTTCCTGAGATTTTTTCGCAGATAACTACTGCTCTGGGCTCGCAGCACCACGCATTCCCCAGCTGCCCTCACCAGGGCGGATGCCTGACGTCAGCCGTGGGTTCAGGCCAGGTTCACCACGGCTGTGACCGTGTGAGCACACTTCCCCAAAGTCCCCCCAGCACGGCAGGAGGTGTCATTTAGGGCTTTCTAAGGCTGTGGTATCAGCAGAAGTCCCACGGTTATTCAAGGCAAGAAAGGGCAGCAAGCTCCATCACCCTCCTCCCTGTCTTTAGCAGCACCTGGGAACCTGCTGCCGTGCTTGGATGAGCCTCACTGCAAAATGCAgactcccccccacccccaaaatctCTATTCCAGAGATGCCTTGGCAGCAATGCAAACCCAGCCCGTGcctcccagtgccctgagcAGCGCTGCTCAGCAGCCCACTGCAAGCAGCATTTCTAACACGTATGGGGAGCATGGCTTTGGAGGAGCACCACACTTATCCAGGGAAATGCCtccaaaagagaaagatttgcCAGCAATATTTAAGCCTAGCATTCCTCCAGACAGAACAAACCCCACCTTTCATAAAGCTCACgctttcagttctttatttaCATATGAGGGATTAGAAAATGTGGTGGTGTTTCCCAAATACTTAAATAAGAGAACAAGCTCAGAAGAAGCAAGCAGACAGAGGTGGCAATGCCGCGGCGCAGAGGAGCTCTCCCAGCCGGCTGTGGCTGCGCAGGGCCACTTCAGCTGCCTACCATATGGGTGCCTTCGTAAACAGCTGCTTCCAGGGCACTTTGCTCTGCTTGGACATCGAGAGGCCTCTCGTTAAATATTCTATGGGGATGGTGAGttctgcagggaaggaaacGTACAAAGGAAAGCTCTGATCAGCGATATTCTGTGCAGCTGGAGGGAGCCCTGTGAGACCTGTACAAGAACCTTAAACCTctttcaaactcttttttttttgtaaaaccaGCATTGGATGCTCATGAAAACACCTTGTTTATGTTCACCAAGCATCTTCCACTGCATCCACGCACTGCCCCACCCAGCCACCTTCCCAGCTGTTGCATCTCTCATCACAACTGGACAGAAATCTCTTGGGGCAGGGACGAGGTCTGCATTTagggcagcaccaggcacaAGATGAGCTGGGTCCCTACATACCACACACATACTAAGAGCACTGTAGCCAGGTGTAATGGTTTGCCCATGTGTGGAATTTCTCCCAGACAGTTATTCAGGAAGAGATATTCAGATTAACCGCTTTTTCAAAGCTCTGTGTGTAGATGCTCTTAGTTGGGAATAAGTATCTCGCCCTGCTTAAGCTTAATCCACTTAGAAGATCACGCTCCGCTTGGTGTTTTCACTGGTGCTTAAGAGTACTGAGGAGTCAGGGCGACTCTCAACAGCAACATAATCCAGTGTGGGACTGAAACAGCAATGTAAAAGCTCAAAATCTTGTTTCTGGGTTCAGCATCTTCGGCCAGACACTACACAAGATACCCGAACAAAATTCACTGTGTAAAACCAGGCAAGCCCTTGGAAACCCCAAGCCCTGCAGCCCAAGGGGTGAGGTTGAATTTACCTTTCTCTGTCAGCAGGTACTTGCAGGTGCAGTAAACCCAGAGCAGCGTGAGCAAACCAGAGAAGTAGAAGACGCTCTCCCAGCCGTACCAGTCCAGGAGCAGAGATCCTGCACCACCGATCACCAGCGTCCTGGAAGGGAAGCCGCAAGCTGGCTCTTGGGCCTGCCAAGGGCTGGCCGAGGACACTGGGATGGCATGGAGCCGTAAGGGAGGCTTCCTGGGATGGATGCTGTACGTCCACCTGCTGCACCCTGTGGCTTTGCAGCCTGCTCTGGTACCGGCAGGGCCAGGTCCTgagctggggatgctcagcacctcACCCCCGAGCTCTCAGCTGCAGACTGAGTCCCGCTTTTCCCACCCCCATAAAAACAAAGCGATTAAATTCAGTGGTATTTCTATTTGGCTTTTAAGCAACTCTTCCGTTTAGAAAGGAAATTCTCGTAGAAATAGAAGAGATGGGAAAGTTGTATTATCGCCATCTGTCAGGGAGGACAGGTAAGCAGTCTCGCGCTGACCCCTGCTCTTCCTACTGGATCAGGCTGTTCCCCATAGTAATTAAATATTGCAAACGCTCTTCAAAGTCTGtcttggaaggaaagaaaaaaaaaacaccacataaaTCCTTGACACACACAAGAGCAAACCGTGCATTTCAAAGACCACAAAGTCTTCAGCAGCGTGTGCATGAGAGCACAGACAGCAACTGCCTGAGGCTTCCCCAGCTACAACCGGCATCCTCAAGGACCCAGGAACCTGCCTGTACTTTGGGCTGCAAGTTTTGCCTCCAACTATTTAATGTCCTTTCATCACCGTGATGTCCTGAGATTGTCACTCGCTGCTCAAAGCCATCTGCCTTTTGAACTTACCCGAACTGCGAGCCGGTCCCCACCGTGCTGTAGGTGAAGGCTCGCTCGCTCTCCCGGACCCTCTGGGACAGCAGGCTGGCCAGCGATGGGAAGTAGACCCCTGAGCAAgggaaggagggcagggggctgtcAGGGTAGGCCCTCACTGGCAAACCAaaggcaaatttaaaaaatgcatcaagAGCTAAACACTGAGACAAAGCAATGACACTTTGCATGAATTCAAAAGAGGGATATAACAGAGTAAAGGAATCCATCACAACGAAAGGTTTGTTTGTGTCTTCTCCATAATTCCATTCCATCATCAAAACTGCTACCGTAAGTTTATCAGTGCCAGTGCTGCAATTTGgcaaggggaaaggaaaaccaTCCCAAATTATCCAGAGGTTTTGGCAAGGACCAATTTTCACCAAGTGCTCTGAAGgagttttaaaacacagaaaaatctaaATCTGATTCCAGAAGCCAGCAGCTGTAGCTTCTTATTGTGGCAGCCCATGCTTGGCAGATAGATTTCTATGGGGGAATGATTTGTGGGTGACTTTAGAAATGTtacgctttttttttctacagaagctCCAGGTGCAGAGGCAGCTTTGAGACAGAGGCTTGCTTGAACACGCAGGAGGAGTTCACGCACTGCAAACCAAATGGCTTGCACCTGAACCTGCGAGCCCCGAGCAAGGAGCCTGTCGGCAGACAGACACGCGTGCTCAGGACACAGGTCTCACCTTGCAGCAGCCCCATGAGGAACCTGGAGCAGGTCATGAAGATGAGATGGGCAGAAGAGATGTGCATGAGCAGTGGGGTGATGACTGTCAGGAAGCCCCAGGCTGACGCTGAGAGGAGGAGGACTTTCTCTCCTCCTattctggaagacagaaaacGCGCATCAGAaatgagcagcaggaggaagggcaaAGGCCCTTTCAAAAGTTCAAGCATTCTTCCCAGTTCAGCTGGTTTTTAAGAGCAAATTGTCCGTCTAACCTGTTCTTCTCCTCTTAGAGAGGTCTTAGCCCTGCGGGGAGCAGGATCAGCGGAGCTGgcctcctcccttcccacctccatGGGAGCGTGGGACCCCACGAAGGGGCCCGGTGACAGCCCCGGAGCAGGACACGTGCCAGCCACCAGGACGGCTCTCGGTGGGTGCTGCCCGTCCAGCACCAGGCACCAGCACGCAGCCACCCCAAAGACTTGTCCCTGATGCAGGGGAAacccaagctgctgctgcccttctgcttttcttagaCACTGACCATGTCTTTTCATCCATCTGCTCTCCTGCACCAGCTACTCCTTCCTGTTAGCAgctgggggattttttttttgctggcatTTGCTTGCAGACTATTAAGGAACATAACAAAATTGCACAGTGCACTGCATGGATAACGCACTCCCTCCAGGCATGCCCTTCTCACAAAAGGTTTCGCAGGAAAGCCCTCCTCACTAAGGAGAGGGCGGCTGGGGAAAGGAATGTGAGTGGCTAATTAACCAGATCTTTCCTTACAGCTAGCTGGggtagttgttttttaattgatgtGATAGACCAAAGGCATTCAAAACATGATGGAAACTCTGATAGGGGCTTGCTTGGGAAAAAGATTGCACAAGAATGTAGGGTGGAAACACTGGAGGTGCcgaaatgaaaatgaagacagaatagattatttcaaatagaaaaaagctGTAGTCCttgcaagaaggaaatctttCATCTTGTGGTTAGTGACTGCAGCCATAAACCCTTCCAAACGGCTGTCAAACACAGCTGGGATTAAACTGTTTGTTAATGGACAAATAACActcccagagagcagcagctaGGAACCACGCAAGAACTCAGCATTTACCACTTTCCTAAAATCAAGTCCACTTCACACCCACTATTTCTTTTGTCAGCTTCACGTGTAGGGTTGTGGGTTTGCTCTTTTTATTGCAGTTACTGAACCAGTGGTAAAAACCACCTCCATCCGAAAAAAATACGCTGGTATAAAAGTGCTCTTCACCGTTTGAAGGTGAAAAGAAACCACGGTGGTCTAAGTGTCCATTAACATAACTGCAGGCCTCTTCTGGCAGCTGTGTGGGAACTGCCCAGGCAGTAATTACCGTGTGGGCACTCCCTGTGTTTGCTGGGGATTTTGCCTGTACAAAGTCCTTCCCTGCACGCCGCACTGTGAGCATGGCACCAGTTTGAAGACCCAGGAATGTGAGCGGATAGTCAAAACCACACCTGTACTTCCTGAATCAAGGCTGTGGCAAAGCTAACAGAGAACCCCATAAAGCTTCTCCCACACGTAGGCTTCACCCTCCACCCCGTTACGGTCCCAGGGTGAAACCTGGCACTGTCAACCGAGAGGTCAAAACCAAGTTAGGTGACACTGAAAAAGCCCGAGCAGGGGAAAACACAATTCCAGTACTGGTCACTGATATGTCCTCCGATGATCTGCGTCAAGCAGTAGCCCCAGAAGAAACTGCTGAGCACGACGCCCGACTGCTTCTTGTCCCAGCCGAAGTGAGCGCTCAGGGCGACGGCGCAGATGGGCACGGTGACGCGGGCGCAGTACAGCAGGCacgtccccagcagcagcatcgCCATCCACACGCGGCACGTGGGCCTGCAAGGAGAGAGCAGAAGGTGGGAAAAAGGCCGGAGGATGATGTGCCCGGCAGACAGGTGCCCACCAAGCACTTTTACAGGTGGGACTGGTTTGCTTGCAAGCTGTAATGAGTTTGTCCTGATAAAAAAGGTCAGCACAATCCCCCTGTGGCACAGTGCTTAGAAACACTTGGAAATGTGTTTGGTTGGTGACTTTCAAGCATTATGCTAACTTTTATCCCAAAATTATTGTGTCTGTCCGCAGGCTGCAGGTGGACTAGGCTGCTCGGGAGCTGCTGATTGTAGGTCAAGGGGAAGGCAGGGCGGAAACCTCGTTTTTTAtccaaacaaaagcttttgaaaCTGTTCTTTAAAAGGTAAGGGTAACAAAAGGAAAGGTCAGTGCGTGACACGCTGTCTTGGTagcaaatatttgttatttgGCATTCCTGCCCATTCCCCAGGGGAGGTGACATGTCACCCTTCCTAAAAACAACAGAGGTGGAGGCAAGTTTTAGGGAGAGACAGGACGTGGTGGGGCTGAACAGCCCAGAGTGAGGAGCGAAGTCATACAGCCAGACCTGGCAAGAAGTTTAGGATAACGTTAGTAAGGTTGTGCTCGTAGTAACGCTCAGTTTTGGTCTGTGATCCTCAGCCCCAGGACGAGAGCTCAAGCAGATGACCAGGCTGGCAGTATTTCTTCCTTCAACACATGCAGGTGAAGTCCTGCAGGCTGCATCCACCTCTGCCCGTGAAAAAGAAGCTCAGTGAGAACATAAACTACTGATATTATTTGTATTTGGTTAATTTTGTGCCCAGAAGCCAGAGCACTGAACAAACAGGCTCTCTTTGCTCCAGAGATGATTGTGAAATTCACTGTACCAGGCATTAACCTCGGTGCTTTCCACCCTGCTACACATCCCCGCCGTCTGCCCAGGGAACAACCTGGGTCACTTTTATATTGAAATGAGCACTTACTCCTCTGTGCTGGGTTTATGATAAACGTAGGTTAATCCCACACAGCACAAGCCCATTTATAAACGTGTCAAATGGCCCGGCACGGAGGGAGACAAAGGAACAATGAGAAGTAAAACACACCGAGCAGTTGTGCCCGCTGGAAATGAATTTATTGCTGTTTCCTGACAAGGCAGACAAGCAGCTCCGTGCCGGCTCCTGGCGGGAGGAACTGGGAGCTTTCAGCAGAGCTTTGAAGGTTGGAACCATCCTTATTGTGCACACAGAAACGtacaaaacagcacaggaaCTAAAAAACCTCACTTATGTTTGCTGGGAGAATAAGAAACCAAGGGTTGACCTGCCTCGGTCACCTGAACCGGCTGACAAACGCCCTCCTGGTCTTACGCCGCTCGAAGGGCATGCAACGAGCACGCTTTAATTTGCTGCACAAAcaatttgatttgtttttatcacCTGCGGATGAAAGCTTTGTGCTGGCCgcccagccagcaccaggagctgtggCTCCGACCAACTTCAGTTTGCTGCGGCAAAGCCCAAAAACCGCCGGCTCCTGAGTGTCGGAGCCAGCCCAGGAGAGCCTGGGCAGCGGTTTGGGTGCAGGAGGCACAGGGCAGGTGGAGctagaaataaaaggaagctgctcagcagagcccTCAGAGGGATTTCCCAAGGCTAGCCGGTATCAGATGCACGCCTGTGCCTGCCAAACCAGTGCCTCTGCCCCGCGGACATGGGCAGCTGCCAGCCCGGAGCGCTCAGCTCCCTGCTATCCACAGCAGCACAGCgcccatttatttcagttcttgaAGTTGAGGTGACCAAGTAAATGCCTGCAATGTGCGTATGTTTACTATTATTTAGCTGCCAAGACAGTTTTCCAAACTGCACTTTTCTCCCTGGAGCACACGGAGACCTTTCTGAGCTTCCCCgtgcctggagctgggctgggcgctgcctcttctcccagcagctcttCTGGTGAGCACAGCAGCACTCTAATGGGatatgaaattttcattttttcccctgtaaggCTGCATAAGGTATGAAACGGAGAGAAAAAGGcctgcacagctcagctctgttCCCTCCTGGAGGTGTTTGCAGCAAGGGAAAGCGCAGCCCGCAGGCAGTAACACCACTGTCTGGGGGAGCTGCGGGCAGGGAGCACAGGAG
Protein-coding sequences here:
- the SLC17A9 gene encoding solute carrier family 17 member 9: MAAGGTAELCSAERGPGASQRRGMRRDGAGDPFWPRPTCRVWMAMLLLGTCLLYCARVTVPICAVALSAHFGWDKKQSGVVLSSFFWGYCLTQIIGGHISDQIGGEKVLLLSASAWGFLTVITPLLMHISSAHLIFMTCSRFLMGLLQGVYFPSLASLLSQRVRESERAFTYSTVGTGSQFGTLVIGGAGSLLLDWYGWESVFYFSGLLTLLWVYCTCKYLLTEKELTIPIEYLTRGLSMSKQSKVPWKQLFTKAPIWAVIIAQLSTSSTFFTLLSWLPTFFKETFPESKGWVFNVVPWLVAIPTSLFSGFLSDHLINQGYKTITVRKFMQVIGSGVSSIFALCLGQTSSFCKAIVFASASVGLQTFNHSGISVNVQDLAPSCAGLLFGVGNTGGALLGVICVYLAGYLIETTGSWTSVFNLVAAVNSIGLCAFLVFGEAQRVDTDSAYIDL